Proteins encoded within one genomic window of Aspergillus nidulans FGSC A4 chromosome VII:
- a CDS encoding metalloendopeptidase (transcript_id=CADANIAT00008501): MFRFPITPSLRMTVRPPGPIAPRPCISKSTFRCSSRSALASSKRTQPPRSFISYSRPVPRAFPQAHARSFSSSSHRHFYNGGNRYRRFDGPGRQPLIVHLLQKARPIHFVMVGGVIGGVYVYNTDTVEMTGRRRFNCVSHQQELKMGEQSYREVLRDCQGRILPEYHPLTIMVNRVLHRLVPMAPIDGADWKVHVIKDDNMVNAFVLPGGKVFVFTGILPICKDEDGLAAVLGHEIAHVVAHHTGERMSNNFVTMGVIFLAALLFDISGNIPSLLLNLMYSLPNSRTQEAEADNIGLMMMSKACFNPEAAVDFWARMQRAEKQAPPQFISTHPSNYNRMEAIRGWLDKAQAEYENSGCMGTGSWMPGFRKASNDFW, translated from the exons ATGTTCCGTTTTCCAATAACACCCTCGCTGCGCATGACCGTGCGCCCTCCGGGCCCAATAGCCCCTCGTCCCTGTATCTCCAAATCTACCTTCCGATGCTCCTCACGATCTGCATTAGCGTCATCCAAGAGAACACAGCCTCCGAGATCTTTCATATCTTACTCGCGACCTGTACCCCGGGCATTTCCCCAAGCGCATGCACGGTcattctcaagctcaagccaTCGACACTTCTACAATGGAGGCAATAGATACAGACGGTTTGACGGGCCAGGAAGACAGCCGTTAATAGTGCACCTATTGCAGAAAGCGAGACCGATTCACTTTGTGATGGTGGGAGGTGTTATTGGCGGCGTTTATGTTTATAACACGGATACTGTGGAG ATGACTGGTCGGCGACGGTTTAACTGTGTCTCCCATCAACAGGAGCTAAAGATGGGCGAACAGAGCTACCGAGAGGTGCTTCGGGATTGTCAAGGACGCAtccttccagaatatcaCCCGCTCACCATCATGGTTAACCGCGTTCTCCATCGTCTGGTTCCTATGGCGCCTATCGATGGTGCTGACTGGAAGGTCCATGTTATTAAAGATGATAACATGGTGAACGCTTTCGTCCTCCCAGG CGGCAAGGTTTTTGTTTTCACTGGTATTCTACCAATTTGtaaggatgaagacggtCTAGCAGCTGTTCTCGGCCATGAGATTGCTCACGTGGTGGCACATCATACCGGAGAAAGGATGAGTAACAACTTTGTCACCATGGGAGTTATCTTCctcgctgctcttctctttgatATCTCCGGAAACATCCCATCTTTATTACTAAATCTCATGTACAGCTTACCAAACTCTAGAACGCAGGAG GCGGAGGCGGATAATATCGGCTTGA TGATGATGTCGAAGGCTTGCTTCAACCCTGAAGCTGCGGTTGATTT CTGGGCACGCATGCAGAGAGCAGAAAAGCAGGCGCCTCCTCAATTCATATCAACTCATCCTTCT AACTATAACCGCATGGAGGCTATTCGCGGATG GCTAGATAAAGCCCAGGCAGAATATGAGAACAGTGGCTGTATGGGCACCGGTTCTTGGA TGCCAGGGTTTCGAAAAGCCAGCAACGACTTTTGGTAA